The segment TGGAAGAGGACGATTTCATCGCCGCGCACTCTTCGCCCTTTCCGCTCATGGGAATGGGTGGGCCGGCGCAGGTGCAGGCGCAAATACGACAGGGGAATATGCGCTGGCGCGCGCTGTTCCCATATCTCACCGATGAACATATCCGCTGGCAGGTCTGGGCGGAACTGCTGGCCCGCGGCCGGCGCCTCCTCTTCCACGGGCATACCCACCAGCAAGTGAGCTGGTCGCTGGACGCCGGCGGCAGGGAGCGCTTGCTCCGGGGAACCATCCTGCATGCCTCTCCTGGCATGCACTATCTCATCGGGGTGGGGAGCATCTGCCGGCCGGACGACGGCCCGGGTATCACGTTTGTCTCTTATGATGCGGATGCCGGCATGGTGCAGTGGCACCGCCTCCCCGAACCGTGAATCACCCCAATTGCCAGGACGCCGGCGCACAGTTATAATGGCCGGCAACTGCAAAAGACGCCCAGGGCCTGCCCATGCCGAATCATTTTCGCTCCAGAAAGACGCTGTACTTCTCTGCCGCAATGCTGGCCGTTCTGCTGATCCTGGCGTGGCTTCGGCCGGCGTTCCTGCTGGACGCCGGCGACTATATCGGCTATGCCGTCTGTCATCAACTGCCGGAGCGGTCCTTTTCCCTGGCCGGCCGGCGACTGCCGCTCTGCGCCCGTTGTAGCGGGACCTTCTTGGGGGTCTTCACCGCCTACGCCGCGGTGGTGCTTCGCCGGCGGACGCGGTGCACTGCCCTCCCTCCCATACCCATCACCGCGCTGTTCCTGTTGGGTGTCGGCCTCTGGGCCGTGGATGGGGCCAATTCCTATCTGGAACTGCTCGGCCTGCCGCATCTATATGCCCCACAGAATGCCCTACGGCTGACAGCCGGCATGCTGAACGGCCTGGCGCTGGGCACGCTGGTCTGGCCGGTGGTAGCGATGACAGTGTGGAAGGAGCCGGAGCCGGCGCCTGTCCTGCGGGGCTGGGGAGAATACGGCGCCCTGCTGGCCGCCGGCGGACTGGAGGCCGTGCTGATCTTGCTGGGCTGGCCGCCGGCGCTGTACTTGTTGTCGCTGATAAGCCTGGCCGGCGTCCTCGCCATCCTGCTGACCGTGAATACCCTTATCGTCGTGGTGCTTTTGCGGAGGGAGAACAGGGCCGGCTCGCCAAGGGACCTGCTCCTGCCGGCCGGCATCGCGGCGCTGGTGAGCGCCGGCATGATCGCCGGCATGGACGCCTTCCGCTGGTGGCTCACCCTCACGTACCATTTGCCCTTTTAGCCGGCGCAGTCCCCCCACCCAAGGGGCTTGTGGATTTTCCGGTTCCTGCATCGCTTATTTGACAATTTGTTCAGGCAGAAGCGTGCAAAAGTGAACAAGTTGTTATTGACACTGCCTGTGGTAGATGGTACAATAAAAATTGTGAAAATACGATACCGAACGGTACATTGCACATCTGACTGAGGTCCGTGCAACTCGTCAGGTTTGATAAAGGCGGTGGAGAATGAAGACCCGAGTGATCGTGATCGTGCTTGCTGTCGGGTTGGCAATGGCCCTACTTGGTGTTGCCGCCTACGGAATGACCTCTCCCGATGCGCCGGCCGTGCCGGCCGTCCTTTCCGAGGAAACCCCGCCCCCTCCCATAGCGGATGATCAGCGCTCCCTCCATCCCGCCGGCAGTGAACCTGACCAGGTTTCCTACAGCGTGTGCGGCTGGGTGCTGACCCCCGACGAACCTTATCAGGGCATCCAGGGAGCCACGGCCATCTTCTATGTTTGGGATGGCACGAGCTGGGTGGCGGTGGATTATGCGGTGTCCGCCGGCCTCACCGGCTACTTCGTCCTGCGCTACAGCGGCCCGCCGGCGCTAGGCTTCGCCATCCGCGAGATCAACCCTCCCGGATATACCTCTGTCCGGGCAGAGGGGCCGGCCGGCTGGGTGGTGGTCAACCCGGACCGACTGGAGTACTTCGGGGATTACCCGGTAGGCTGTGTCTTCTTTTACGATCAACCGCCGACCACGCCCACACCTACCGCTCAGCCTACCCCACGGCCGACCTCCACCCCTACTCCGACGGCGACCTTTGACGTGACCACCCTGGTCTTCCAGGGCAATGTCTACCGCGGCCCGGTGGGGCATACCGCTTCCGGCATTTACGGCACGACGGTGCAGTTGTGGG is part of the Anaerolineae bacterium genome and harbors:
- a CDS encoding metallophosphoesterase family protein translates to MRYVFLSDVHGHLRRLEAALSYIASLHPDRIIFLGDICGDACFRRLFDAGAVGVFGNWEVSGWSRLAEPLQRAVLQLPAFLEEDDFIAAHSSPFPLMGMGGPAQVQAQIRQGNMRWRALFPYLTDEHIRWQVWAELLARGRRLLFHGHTHQQVSWSLDAGGRERLLRGTILHASPGMHYLIGVGSICRPDDGPGITFVSYDADAGMVQWHRLPEP
- a CDS encoding DUF2085 domain-containing protein, which codes for MPNHFRSRKTLYFSAAMLAVLLILAWLRPAFLLDAGDYIGYAVCHQLPERSFSLAGRRLPLCARCSGTFLGVFTAYAAVVLRRRTRCTALPPIPITALFLLGVGLWAVDGANSYLELLGLPHLYAPQNALRLTAGMLNGLALGTLVWPVVAMTVWKEPEPAPVLRGWGEYGALLAAGGLEAVLILLGWPPALYLLSLISLAGVLAILLTVNTLIVVVLLRRENRAGSPRDLLLPAGIAALVSAGMIAGMDAFRWWLTLTYHLPF